A portion of the Toxoplasma gondii ME49 chromosome VIIb, whole genome shotgun sequence genome contains these proteins:
- a CDS encoding hypothetical protein (encoded by transcript TGME49_263690~Predicted trans-membrane domain (TMHMM2.0):28-48:158-181:290-313:337-360:444-467:486-509:598-621:640-663:718-741:885-908): MATSRCRKGPDPVRNTSPDGPRRRKKRWLLPVFILSFLSLNAVVLSALDGTVKEPYMDEEFHIPQVQRYCESFRPTVYHPDISTPPGLYWVAALLARSLSPAFAALSSSFSSSFSAAADAAQTLPESDAHDGEATGNVAAPGGRKDDPVVLPVLCRSSFFLRGFNALFVSPLTLLLLWVLARRIHFSLALSEAERTLRDACREAVCASLFASRKDERDAKAIQAFNSREEHGKQEPRSSRSPRLGKTSDAGASRTGRFSPSEAGESESARDAGKDLLLLLRIARIALLPSFYFFNFLFYTDCLAVLLLLFAYHELLSRRHLWGLAAAGVLAFFVRQTAVVWSGGAGLLAFLAALGFCASAREAAKRKGMQRPPRRFPPNAKASCDVKARLECKERAEAAKQANPLFRLCLCPAFLCRLETTSVSPLSVLRWENLQPAFAFFLSPSTFAAVSLPLALPLFTFLLFLLSNGGRVAVGHQAFHAPSVHTAQLLYAALFVASAASPASFLSAFRAVLSLLKSVWLFFCRSLCSLRSPESENEETGKSKRDEAGESVEALEVVEDMERDAESVRDVRSQVLRERDLKASFDADGENSKFCFSSFLAFFLSLSVAAGLGAFAHPFLLSDNRHLAFYLWRYFFRWPIFRWIIGPLVAALFFVGGDVLSSLVAPPAPRWLCPPAKARAAGERRDEETVDGRNQRGAVAPGPASFKEQTLAERSRPFYVAACLFTFLVCSCLALVPTSLVEPRYFSFTLLLFVLHERFPSSRPSGEGEKPTCGWGLEASAGCMYTREASPPATFAKETFVDQRARSSRAAWRGVVAVTNLEERQTGQTPRDGEKGRRPVDPNGAGKVTKNAFSNLFSCLFSRECWVNLYSGKNLGPREDLANEAAALVLNFGLSFVVFYVFLCRSFIDSAGRVARFMV; the protein is encoded by the exons ATGGCGACATCTCGATGTCGCAAAGGACCTGATCCTGTCCGGAACACCAGTCCTGATGGtccgcggagaagaaaaaaacgctgGCTTTTGCCTGTCTTCATTCTTTCATTTCTTTCTCTTAATGCGGTCGTTCTCAGTGCTCTAGATGGCACTGTCAAGGAGCCCTACATGGACGAA GAGTTCCATATTCCCCAAGTGCAGCGCTACTGCGAGTCTTTCAGGCCGACTGTCTACCACCCTGACATCAGCACCCCGCCTGGCCTCTACTGGGTTGCGGCGCTTCTCGCTCGGTCACTGTCGCCTGCCTTTGCTGcgctttcctcgtcgttttcctcgtcgttttctgcggCTGCAGACGCAGCCCAGACGCTTCCCGAGAGCGACGCCCACGACGGCGAAGCGACTGGCAATGTCGCCGCACCAGGAGGACGCAAAGACGACCCTGTCGTCCTGCCAGTCCTCTGtcgttcctccttctttctgcggGGCTTCAACGCCTTAttcgtctcgcctctgactctgctccttctctggGTGCTCGCCAGGCGCAtccacttctctctcgcgctctctgaggcagagagaacactcagggacgcatgcagagaagccgTCTGCGCGTCTCTGTTCGCGAGCCGCAAAGACGAGCGCGACGCGAAAGCCATACAGGCTTTCAACTCTCGAGAAGAGCATGGCAAGCAGGAGCCGCGAAGCAGCAGGTCTCCCCGCCTCGGAAAGACCTCTGACGCGGGCGCGTCTCGGACAGGGCGGTTCTCCCCTTCTGAGGCGGGAGAGTCTGAGAGCGCGCGAGACGCCGGGAAGGACCTGTTGCTGCTTCTGAGAATTGCTCGCATTGCTCTCCTTCCGTCCTTCTACTTTTTCAATTTCCTCTTCTACACGGACTGTCTCGCGGtgctcctgctcctcttcgcgtACCACGAACTCCTTTCACGGAGACACTTGTGGGGTCTCGCCGCAGCCGgagtcctcgccttcttcgttcgccag actGCAGTTGTGTGGAGTGGTGGAGCTggtctcctcgcgtttctcgctgcaCTGGGTTTCTGCGCTTCCGCGCGAGAGGCCGCAAAGCGAAAGGGCATGCAGCGGCCTCCGCGTCGATTTCCACCGAACGCGAAGGCCTCTTGCGACGTCAAGGCGAGGCTCGAATGCAAGGAGAGGGCAGAAGCGGCGAAGCAGGCGAATCCCCTGTTTCGGCTCTGTCTGTgccccgcgtttctctgtcggctCGAGACAACCAGCgtctcgccgctctctgtTTTGAGATGGGAGAACCTGCAACctgccttcgctttcttcctctctccttccacgtttgctgctgtctcgctccctctcgctcttcccctgttcactttcctcctttttcttctctcgaatgGCGGCCGAGTCGCTGTCGGCCATCAGGCCTTCCACGCGCCGAGCGTACATACAGCTCAGCTGTTGTACGCAGCCCTGTTCGTAGCCTCCGCGGCGAGCCCAGCGAGTTTCCTGTCGGCCTTTCGCGCggttctctcgctgctgaAGTCGGTGtggcttttcttctgcagatcGCTCTGTTCACTGCGCTCGccagagagcgaaaacgaggagacaggaaaatcGAAACGAGACGAGGCCGGAGAGTCCGTGGAGGCGCTCGAGGTCGTGGAAGACATGGAGCGCGACGCCGAGAGCGTCAGAGATGTGCGAAGCCAGGTTCTTCGCGAGAGGGATTTGAAAGCTTCTTTCGACGCAGACGGCGAAAACTCAAaattctgtttctcttcgtttctcgcgtttttcttgtctctgagTGTCGCCGCAGGTCTCGGCGCCTTCGCCCATCCTTTCCTTCTCAGCGACAACAGACACCTTGCCTTTTATCTTTGGAGATACTTCTTTCGGTGGCCGATCTTCCGGTGGATTATTGGGCCTCTCGTCGCCGCGCTGTTTTTCGTTGGTGGAgatgttctctcctctctcgtcgcccCGCCGGCACCGCGGTGGCTCTGCCCTcctgcgaaggcgagagccgcAGGCGAGCGCAGAGATGAGGAAACCGTAGACGGCAGAAACCAACGAGGCGCAGTCGCTCCAGGGCCTGCCTCGTTCAAAGAGCAAACACTAGCAGAACGGTCGAGACCTTTCTACGTCGCGGCCTGTCTGTTCACATTCCTCGTCTGCTCCTGTCTCGCTCTGGTGCCCACGAGCCTCGTCGAGCCGAGGTACTTTTCGTttactcttcttctcttcgttctccacgagcgcttcccttcctcgcggccttctggggaaggcgagaaaccGACTTGCGGGTGGGGGCTCGAGGCATCCGCGGGGTGCATGTACACCCGGGAGGCTTCGCCGCCGGCGACGTTTGCGAAGGAGACTTTTGTCGACCAGAGAGCCAGGTCGAGTCGCGCAGCTTGGCGAGGCGTTGTTGCCGTGACGAACCTTGAGGAAAGGCAGACCGGGCAAACGCCAAGAGATGGTGAAAAGGGGAGGAGGCCAGTGGACCCTAACGGCGCAGGGAAAGTCACAAAAAATGCATTTTCGAATCTGTTCTCGTGTTTGTTTAGCCGGGAGTGCTGGGTAAATCTGTACTCTGGGAAAAACCTCGGGCCGCGAGAAGATCTCGCAAATGAAGCTGCAGCGCTCGTGCTGAACTTTGGTCTCAGTTTCGTCGTTTTTTACGTCTTTCTTTGTCGCTCCTTTATCGACAGTGCCGGACGCGTTGCTCGCTTCATGGTTTGA